In Dysidea avara chromosome 3, odDysAvar1.4, whole genome shotgun sequence, a single window of DNA contains:
- the LOC136248893 gene encoding uncharacterized protein isoform X1 has protein sequence MASGGQEIETYVISQLSSETIISLPQEEVNHDVNSVLVTSLYHGGTVSEGDSNNFIVPHIDGESVLTPTHDIHSFGHAEPGSPVSPIPPLLDQHVIVKNEISPTEAVDLPPQTTPYHPPSHHSHTCSVYGHYAHTVVPSTDILPILVTDNKDGMIKSIREQLCLQPFYSELGTPVVTVEDGTTLESTQAEFLSGLVVEPIEEANSSVTPRPSIPAASMIDSHAEDYILSLVENYQNH, from the exons ATGGCATCCGGAGGTCAAGAAATTGAGACTTATG TAATCAGTCAACTCTCTTCTGAGACCATCATTTCACTGCCACAGGAAGAAGTGAATCATGATGTGAATAGTGTACTAGTGACCTCACTCTATCATGGCGGCACAGTCAGTGAAGGAGACTCTAATAATTTCATAGTGCCTCACATTGATGGAGAGTCTGTGCTTACTCCTACCCATGATATTCACTCCTTTGGTCATGCAGAGCCAGGGAGTCCAGTCAGTCCAATACCTCCATTATTAGACCAG CACGTCATCGTTAAAAATGAAATTTCTCCTACTGAAGCAGTTGACCTTCCACCACAAACAACACCATATCACCCACCTTCACACCACAGCCACACCTGCAGTGTTTATGGACATTATGCCCACACAGTGGTACCATCAACAGATATACTACCAATATTGGTAACTGATAATAAAGATGGTATGATTAAGAGTATACGAGAGCAGCTTTGCTTGCAACCATTTTACAGTGAACTAGGTACACCAGTTGTGACAGTCGAGGATGGTACTACTTTAGAGAGTACACAAGCTGAATTTCTATCAGGCCTA GTTGTTGAACCCATCGAGGAAGCAAATAGTAGTGTTACTCCAAGACCAAGCATACCTGCTGCTAGTATGATTGATAGCCATGCAGAAGACTACATACTTAGTTTGGTGGAAAATTATCAAAACCATTAG
- the LOC136248893 gene encoding uncharacterized protein isoform X2 — translation MEEVNHDVNSVLVTSLYHGGTVSEGDSNNFIVPHIDGESVLTPTHDIHSFGHAEPGSPVSPIPPLLDQHVIVKNEISPTEAVDLPPQTTPYHPPSHHSHTCSVYGHYAHTVVPSTDILPILVTDNKDGMIKSIREQLCLQPFYSELGTPVVTVEDGTTLESTQAEFLSGLVVEPIEEANSSVTPRPSIPAASMIDSHAEDYILSLVENYQNH, via the exons ATG GAAGAAGTGAATCATGATGTGAATAGTGTACTAGTGACCTCACTCTATCATGGCGGCACAGTCAGTGAAGGAGACTCTAATAATTTCATAGTGCCTCACATTGATGGAGAGTCTGTGCTTACTCCTACCCATGATATTCACTCCTTTGGTCATGCAGAGCCAGGGAGTCCAGTCAGTCCAATACCTCCATTATTAGACCAG CACGTCATCGTTAAAAATGAAATTTCTCCTACTGAAGCAGTTGACCTTCCACCACAAACAACACCATATCACCCACCTTCACACCACAGCCACACCTGCAGTGTTTATGGACATTATGCCCACACAGTGGTACCATCAACAGATATACTACCAATATTGGTAACTGATAATAAAGATGGTATGATTAAGAGTATACGAGAGCAGCTTTGCTTGCAACCATTTTACAGTGAACTAGGTACACCAGTTGTGACAGTCGAGGATGGTACTACTTTAGAGAGTACACAAGCTGAATTTCTATCAGGCCTA GTTGTTGAACCCATCGAGGAAGCAAATAGTAGTGTTACTCCAAGACCAAGCATACCTGCTGCTAGTATGATTGATAGCCATGCAGAAGACTACATACTTAGTTTGGTGGAAAATTATCAAAACCATTAG